In Amycolatopsis methanolica 239, a single genomic region encodes these proteins:
- a CDS encoding MFS transporter — MAGFRTLLFTRFAAQFSDGMFRAGLAGAMLFNPERGADPLTIAGGFAVLLLPYSFIGPFAGALLDRWDRRRVLIVANLLRGTAIVATAVSVGLGFAGLELFVLALIVEGISRFVGSGLSASLPHVVPPGTLVTANAVATTLGSLVAVLGGGVAIGLRSLIGAGNTGSGWTTAVAVLGTLASAAIARRFARGALGPDTVDEPSDAVLAVARGLVDGAKAALGAPSVVAGFVALLAHRASYGISLLITVLLLRFTFTDHGLLKAGLPGLGQLAAMAGAGILFAGFLTPRLVRRLGRRRAIPGALVVAAVAQAGLGLPMQLPTVLVASFVITAAGQVVKLCVDSSIQHDVRDESRGRVFSLYDTLFNITQVIAVSLAATIVPLTGRSVPLLLVATALYLLGAAGYLVIARRARTE; from the coding sequence ATGGCGGGCTTCCGCACGCTGCTGTTCACCCGCTTCGCCGCCCAGTTCTCCGACGGCATGTTCCGCGCCGGGCTGGCCGGGGCGATGCTGTTCAACCCCGAGCGCGGCGCCGACCCGCTGACCATCGCGGGCGGGTTCGCCGTCCTGCTGCTGCCGTACTCGTTCATCGGGCCGTTCGCCGGCGCGCTGCTGGACCGCTGGGACCGGCGGCGGGTGCTGATCGTGGCCAACCTGCTGCGCGGCACGGCGATCGTCGCGACCGCGGTCTCGGTCGGGCTCGGGTTCGCCGGCCTGGAACTGTTCGTGCTCGCGCTGATCGTCGAGGGCATCTCCCGGTTCGTCGGGTCCGGTCTGTCCGCGTCGCTGCCGCACGTCGTGCCACCGGGCACCCTGGTGACGGCCAACGCGGTCGCGACCACGCTCGGCTCGCTGGTCGCGGTGCTCGGCGGCGGCGTCGCCATCGGGTTGCGGTCGCTGATCGGCGCCGGGAACACCGGTTCCGGCTGGACCACGGCCGTCGCGGTGCTCGGCACGCTCGCCTCCGCCGCGATCGCGCGCCGGTTCGCCCGCGGCGCGCTCGGTCCGGACACGGTCGACGAGCCGAGCGACGCGGTGCTCGCCGTGGCCCGCGGTCTCGTCGACGGGGCCAAGGCCGCGCTCGGTGCGCCCAGTGTCGTCGCCGGGTTCGTCGCGCTGCTCGCGCACCGCGCGTCCTACGGCATCTCGCTGCTGATCACGGTGCTGCTGCTGCGGTTCACCTTCACCGATCACGGGCTGCTCAAGGCCGGGCTGCCCGGGTTGGGGCAGCTCGCCGCGATGGCGGGCGCCGGGATCCTGTTCGCCGGTTTCCTCACCCCGCGGCTGGTGCGCAGGCTCGGCCGCCGCCGCGCGATCCCCGGCGCGCTGGTGGTCGCCGCGGTCGCCCAGGCCGGGCTCGGCCTGCCGATGCAGCTGCCGACCGTGCTGGTCGCGTCGTTCGTCATCACCGCCGCAGGCCAGGTCGTGAAGCTGTGCGTGGACTCCTCGATCCAGCACGACGTGCGCGACGAGTCCCGCGGCCGGGTGTTCTCGCTGTACGACACCCTGTTCAACATCACACAGGTGATCGCGGTCTCGCTCGCCGCGACGATCGTGCCGTTGACCGGGCGGTCGGTGCCGCTGCTGCTCGTCGCCACCGCGCTGTACCTGCTCGGCGCGGCCGGATACCTGGTGATCGCGCGACGCGCCCGCACCGAGTGA
- a CDS encoding YbaB/EbfC family nucleoid-associated protein: MSTPGDDRAQKEARNAAMRETVDQLMDKFHQQTAQLREAQQAASALTAELSSPDGLVKVTIDAQGTLADLKLAPTTFDRTRPEALARTISDLVRRGMLQVKQQQAELFRPLTADLPDLSEFIEGAPSLAGLMPDIPDFLEPEPEPEPRPAEDPESQTIMRRDAPISPPAPKPAARRRRPTHDDDEMPDTWMTRGDR, from the coding sequence GTGAGCACCCCGGGGGACGACCGCGCGCAGAAGGAAGCCCGCAACGCGGCCATGCGTGAGACCGTCGACCAGTTGATGGACAAGTTCCACCAGCAGACGGCGCAGCTGCGGGAGGCGCAGCAGGCCGCGTCCGCCCTCACCGCGGAACTGTCCTCGCCGGACGGCCTGGTCAAGGTCACCATCGACGCACAGGGGACGCTCGCCGACCTCAAGCTCGCGCCGACGACGTTCGACCGCACCCGGCCGGAGGCGCTCGCGCGCACGATCAGCGACCTGGTGCGCCGCGGGATGCTGCAGGTCAAGCAGCAGCAGGCCGAGTTGTTCCGGCCGCTGACCGCGGACCTGCCCGACCTGTCCGAGTTCATCGAGGGCGCGCCGTCACTGGCCGGCCTGATGCCGGACATCCCGGACTTCCTCGAACCCGAGCCGGAACCGGAGCCACGGCCCGCCGAGGACCCGGAGTCGCAGACGATCATGCGCCGGGACGCGCCGATTTCTCCGCCTGCGCCGAAACCGGCGGCGCGCCGCCGGCGTCCCACCCACGACGACGACGAAATGCCCGACACCTGGATGACGCGGGGTGACCGATGA
- a CDS encoding WXG100 family type VII secretion target, with protein sequence MTGAGTGHEMDPDTVRSGAGKFPPAGDDLKAAGAALKAALEAQGACWGNDESGQAFAKDYEPAAKNCTEAFGSLSQALKDVAKAVKDAADATEGTHKDAEKVIKNTGQV encoded by the coding sequence ATGACCGGAGCCGGTACCGGCCACGAGATGGACCCGGACACCGTCCGATCCGGCGCGGGGAAGTTCCCGCCCGCGGGTGACGACCTGAAGGCCGCCGGCGCGGCGCTCAAGGCCGCGCTCGAAGCGCAGGGCGCCTGCTGGGGCAACGACGAGTCCGGCCAGGCGTTCGCCAAGGACTACGAACCGGCCGCGAAGAACTGCACCGAGGCCTTCGGGAGCCTCAGCCAGGCGCTGAAGGACGTGGCGAAGGCCGTGAAGGACGCCGCGGACGCGACCGAGGGCACGCACAAGGACGCCGAGAAGGTCATCAAGAACACGGGTCAGGTCTGA
- a CDS encoding toxin glutamine deamidase domain-containing protein produces the protein MGMEFPEDVKWLLPIVVGEHWPEGDEDKLREVRDAWLATRDALGPIVDKANAAAAEVLTTWTGQPSVEFQKMWDKFVTGDEAYFTNLTKACEALAQSADATALDVEYTKYMIIASLIILAIQIAAMIAAAVVTFGGSTAGIVPAQVATRMTVQMVFRQLVQKMLQEGFRKVAMQLLKRLAKEIAMNVAMNLALDGGIQALQMAKGDRKSWDFDKTAGALASGVAGGVAGAAGHAIPKGATKGLQDSVAGQIADRAVREGTRGAVEGVATTVGQAALTGDLGNLKMQDLAMGASAGAVDRATGGAKDQINEIKSFNADVRAGNIKVDGSPVDSGSSDSGGSSRSDSGSSAGGSSGAREPAVAGAPSSHSGGSSGSVSNALANDRVSGQSAMVADRPATTAEPPRSTSDGAATHQGSQPPATAAPAAAAPNQGGGSPAGTAGVSSTSSPAGAAGSGGSTGSSAGSAGSSAGSSAGSAGSSAGSPSSSAGSAGSSAGSAGSSAGSSAGSAGSSAGSSAGSAGSSAGSAGSTGSSAGAAGSSAGSAGSSSAGSSAGSVGSSAGSSIGGGSSVGSAGSPVSSSAGSASSAGASRGSGSDGAPVSGADRMLVPAGASPVQPGSGFGPNDPPPTRPDGVTAAGYAPGAFGPTGGAPQQGDRAPQQQSPQTSPAAPMQGYPGGAPQGYGQGGQPPRAPQYGPPQGAPFQGNPTQGAPTRPPQGSPAQGTPFQGGPNRPPQGGPIQGGPFQSNPTQGAPTRPPQGGPIQGNPEQSGQPPQGGPTQGGPVRGGPVQGGPNRAPQGGPVQGAPFQGQPPQGGYGNTPPQGPRGPMGAPPNGGPPQPPQGGYGPPQQQPPRGGQPPAYGPPAQRPPQGGYGPPTQQPPQGGRPGAPVDPRWMLARPPEQVHQAGPPAERTPATQQTPGTDRSPFDAGPRREEAPAAERTPFDPAQDTATPARYETPTSERSPFDPAEDTATPPREEAPTTERSPFDPAEDTATPPREEPSTTERSPFDPAQDTATPRREEPSASERSPFDPTEDTVTPVRDETPTSERSPFDEALPRTHDAPAAERSQSDAAEDTATPPRDETPATDQSPPHQDTAPQPERSPDDATPRSDRPVVDEPYIADPNFRTYDRADFDALGEAQIETGIVDERTGRLTHEHEFLEALAMRDLDATLRHMSDQGAYAVHSYTSSAVFDQINEALRTGRSLDEVMPMVRALASGLNEMPTYQGETVRRVNVRGEAAAIVAGRYEPGAVVVESQFLSSSRADLGSAKWPGDVEMIIEGKTGRYIESLASNKAEHEVLYKPGTQLVVKEKIEVETPSGGKKWVIRLEEITPDDPRYLPPEAAKQQMDRNRDLADVQEAEIAAASRRDFARAFGGEAAVADLPPKSEPDTGPKTETPEPRKIGEPVNGWGDIRRSSDVVGEPAIHARSTDPVDPRVQSTGPSVPTRNAHQEVRFLREHLPEIADVNTRGYYADGMPESYRNNSAESVLAFEMRMDGLQVDAQPGKLDDPRGRDFLSRQLGGEFQQMPDYNSVVREMAGQPVGSRAVLSVDTPDGQRAFSVVNTEHGVALVDAMTNRLADLPPNPSGVHLMPTHTGDGTPLANRSEPTPAAQPEPSVNRISELLGGGPERSEPVWNATDGSALRNRLDGEMPQPGGWNPFRRSEQPPATHVHQQPPPHQGGPMHQGPPVQHGWPQQQAPVPHNPYQQPAPTHPNQGPPVQHGPYQQGPPHQQPPVHNPYQQSAPPPQHGWPQQQGPVHHTPYQQPAPTHPNQGPPVQHGWPQQQAPVPHNPYQRPAPTHPNQGPPVQHGPYQQGPPHQQPPVHNPYQQSAPPPQHGWPQQQGPLQQHPGPLTHQGVPLLQNQPAPWSNMASATPLHQLPAIHAGTVGPNERAYVAARHPELPNVNPNRDLPSAVDRGYWHNCTRCVVAYAQRLIGIDSQADPVLPKDLASFDRMKWLENQLGAKWVHGIGTYDNAIAHVSNMPHGAHSVIFVSFLEPDGSHPSHVALAVNTPEGVVFIDPQNGGLMRLPTNPTNVSLLPFGSLATSNGLAANPQMALPYGHSQAPHTAAPHVPNTPVQQIPQIHHTPTTPLQHGSPTPTTPVTEGPVAPVHQRPPVQQQAPQPPPVHQQSPVQHQPPVQQPPQPPVQQPPQAPLHQQAPQAPVQHQPPVQQPPQPPVQQPPQAPLHQQPPVQQGQAPVEPRVAYTQSPQASVDPRVADGHSSQVTAPDLPVGPQHPPAPGRAAELPEDGLPGREGREIPELRRDGTPADPELPRDETPAESERPRDDTPAEPERRGDEPDENRTADDLAPGDNTVVVDGQTMRIDDAFQRLLDEHPELRDAVDNNPGFRRLLLTNLGLLVNLITYPDAIPVVQEAWDEQLPMPEFPDHVEADFRPPAEHHQPPERHQQPGFAPAGGGFPAGGIGDQLQPGFDHSRAADPAYSDAYLRDQLERATAARQELDSALGGIANAVGGTAIPASSPSWDELQRNLAGFDGDASRLSGLASAGMQVGSADDAYRAAAQLAGTPGLEVLATDDRLAHGGGLDMQVRTSDGTVGAVSMMPPMPGMAGPGAAGSASRGGRHRKLDGPQQPLVEEAAEVPTPQYFKCFNKTYKVDRDGDGNLTGFLLNVRTGQFEENSTHLEKVLQDELPSNFRSLTEAEFIAETERERAFYLRGEGPLFALYATVDGMRKQAKEEGRALTAQEESFIESVQRRTFGMWEARPAGFPCTSILA, from the coding sequence ATGGGGATGGAGTTCCCCGAGGACGTCAAGTGGCTGTTGCCCATCGTCGTCGGCGAGCACTGGCCGGAAGGCGACGAGGACAAGCTGCGCGAGGTCCGGGACGCGTGGCTGGCCACCCGCGACGCGCTGGGGCCGATCGTCGACAAGGCCAACGCGGCCGCTGCGGAGGTGCTCACCACCTGGACCGGTCAGCCCTCGGTCGAGTTCCAGAAGATGTGGGACAAGTTCGTCACCGGTGACGAGGCCTACTTCACGAACCTGACCAAGGCGTGCGAGGCGCTGGCGCAGTCGGCGGACGCGACGGCGCTCGACGTCGAGTACACGAAGTACATGATCATCGCCTCGCTGATCATCCTGGCGATCCAGATCGCCGCGATGATCGCGGCGGCCGTGGTGACGTTCGGCGGGTCGACGGCGGGCATCGTGCCCGCACAGGTGGCCACGCGGATGACCGTGCAGATGGTCTTCCGGCAGCTCGTGCAGAAGATGCTGCAGGAGGGGTTCCGCAAGGTCGCGATGCAACTGCTGAAGCGGCTGGCCAAGGAGATCGCGATGAACGTCGCGATGAACCTGGCGCTGGACGGCGGCATCCAGGCGCTGCAGATGGCCAAGGGCGACCGCAAGAGCTGGGACTTCGACAAGACCGCCGGCGCGCTGGCCAGCGGTGTGGCCGGCGGTGTCGCGGGGGCGGCCGGGCACGCGATCCCGAAGGGCGCGACCAAGGGGCTGCAGGACAGCGTCGCCGGGCAGATCGCGGACCGCGCCGTGCGGGAGGGCACGCGCGGGGCCGTCGAAGGCGTGGCCACGACGGTCGGGCAGGCCGCGCTGACCGGCGACCTCGGCAACCTGAAGATGCAGGACCTGGCGATGGGCGCGTCCGCGGGCGCCGTGGACCGCGCGACCGGTGGCGCCAAGGACCAGATCAACGAGATCAAGAGCTTCAACGCCGACGTGCGGGCGGGCAACATCAAGGTCGACGGATCGCCGGTGGATTCCGGCTCGTCGGACTCGGGTGGTTCGTCCCGTTCGGACTCCGGTTCTTCGGCGGGTGGCTCGTCGGGCGCCCGGGAGCCGGCGGTGGCGGGCGCGCCGTCGTCCCACTCGGGCGGTTCGTCGGGCTCGGTCTCGAACGCGCTCGCGAACGACCGGGTGAGCGGCCAGTCCGCGATGGTGGCGGACCGGCCGGCCACGACGGCTGAACCGCCACGGTCTACTTCGGACGGTGCCGCCACGCACCAGGGCAGCCAGCCCCCCGCGACAGCGGCGCCCGCCGCCGCGGCACCGAACCAGGGCGGTGGTTCCCCAGCGGGAACGGCGGGAGTTTCGTCGACCAGCTCACCGGCTGGCGCGGCCGGTTCGGGCGGTTCCACGGGCTCCTCGGCCGGTTCGGCTGGTTCTTCCGCCGGTTCATCAGCCGGTTCGGCAGGATCCTCGGCGGGCTCGCCGAGCTCCTCGGCCGGTTCCGCTGGTTCTTCGGCCGGCTCAGCCGGTTCTTCCGCCGGCTCGTCAGCAGGTTCGGCCGGTTCTTCCGCCGGTTCGTCGGCGGGATCGGCAGGTTCCTCGGCCGGTTCAGCCGGTTCCACAGGCTCCTCCGCAGGCGCTGCCGGCTCGTCAGCTGGCTCCGCGGGCTCCTCTTCGGCCGGCTCCTCGGCAGGCTCGGTGGGTTCCTCCGCCGGTTCCTCGATCGGCGGCGGGTCCTCGGTGGGCTCCGCCGGATCGCCGGTGAGTTCGTCGGCCGGTTCCGCGTCCTCGGCCGGGGCGTCCCGTGGGTCGGGGTCGGACGGCGCCCCAGTGAGCGGCGCGGACCGGATGCTGGTCCCGGCGGGAGCGAGTCCGGTGCAGCCGGGCAGCGGGTTCGGGCCCAACGACCCGCCGCCGACGCGCCCGGACGGTGTGACCGCCGCCGGCTACGCCCCCGGCGCCTTCGGCCCGACCGGCGGAGCCCCTCAACAGGGCGACCGAGCGCCTCAACAGCAGTCGCCACAGACGTCTCCCGCCGCGCCGATGCAGGGCTACCCCGGCGGCGCGCCGCAGGGCTACGGGCAGGGCGGACAGCCGCCGCGCGCCCCTCAGTACGGCCCGCCCCAGGGCGCGCCGTTCCAGGGCAACCCCACCCAAGGCGCACCCACCCGGCCACCTCAGGGCAGCCCCGCGCAGGGCACACCCTTCCAAGGCGGCCCGAACCGCCCACCGCAAGGCGGTCCCATCCAGGGCGGGCCGTTCCAAAGCAACCCCACACAAGGCGCACCCACCCGGCCGCCCCAGGGCGGCCCCATCCAGGGCAACCCCGAGCAAAGCGGCCAGCCGCCCCAGGGCGGCCCCACACAAGGCGGCCCCGTCCGCGGCGGGCCCGTGCAGGGCGGGCCGAACCGCGCGCCCCAAGGCGGTCCCGTCCAAGGGGCGCCGTTCCAAGGTCAGCCGCCGCAGGGCGGGTACGGCAACACGCCACCCCAGGGCCCGCGTGGCCCGATGGGTGCGCCGCCGAACGGTGGTCCGCCGCAACCGCCTCAGGGTGGCTACGGTCCGCCGCAGCAACAACCGCCGCGAGGTGGGCAGCCGCCGGCGTACGGGCCTCCGGCGCAACGTCCGCCGCAGGGCGGGTACGGCCCGCCCACGCAACAGCCGCCACAGGGCGGCCGTCCTGGCGCGCCCGTCGACCCGCGCTGGATGCTGGCGCGCCCGCCGGAGCAGGTCCACCAGGCGGGCCCGCCCGCCGAGCGGACCCCCGCCACACAGCAGACGCCTGGGACCGACCGAAGCCCGTTCGACGCGGGCCCACGCCGCGAGGAGGCGCCTGCCGCCGAGCGGACCCCGTTCGACCCCGCGCAGGACACGGCCACGCCCGCGCGCTACGAAACACCCACCTCGGAGCGCAGCCCGTTCGACCCCGCGGAAGACACCGCCACCCCGCCCCGCGAAGAGGCGCCCACCACCGAACGCAGCCCCTTCGACCCGGCCGAAGACACCGCCACCCCGCCCCGCGAGGAGCCATCCACTACCGAGCGCAGCCCGTTCGACCCGGCGCAGGACACCGCCACCCCACGTCGCGAAGAGCCGTCCGCCAGCGAGCGCAGCCCCTTCGACCCCACGGAAGACACGGTCACCCCTGTCCGCGACGAGACACCCACCTCGGAGCGGAGCCCGTTCGATGAGGCGCTGCCCCGTACGCACGACGCACCTGCGGCCGAGCGCAGCCAGTCCGACGCGGCCGAAGACACCGCCACCCCGCCCCGCGACGAGACACCGGCCACCGACCAGAGCCCGCCCCACCAGGACACCGCACCCCAGCCGGAGCGGTCCCCCGACGACGCGACGCCCCGGAGCGACCGTCCGGTGGTCGACGAGCCGTACATCGCGGACCCGAACTTCCGCACCTACGACCGCGCCGACTTCGACGCCCTCGGCGAGGCCCAGATCGAGACCGGCATCGTCGACGAGCGCACGGGCCGGCTCACCCACGAGCACGAGTTCCTCGAAGCGCTGGCGATGCGCGACCTGGACGCGACCCTGCGGCACATGAGCGACCAGGGCGCCTACGCCGTGCACAGCTACACCTCGAGCGCCGTCTTCGACCAGATCAACGAGGCGCTGCGCACCGGCCGGAGCCTCGACGAGGTCATGCCGATGGTCCGTGCGCTCGCGTCCGGCCTGAACGAGATGCCCACCTACCAGGGCGAGACGGTGCGCCGGGTCAACGTGCGAGGCGAGGCGGCGGCCATCGTCGCCGGCCGGTACGAGCCCGGTGCGGTCGTGGTCGAGTCGCAGTTCCTCAGTTCGAGCCGCGCCGACCTCGGTTCGGCGAAGTGGCCCGGCGACGTCGAAATGATCATCGAGGGCAAGACGGGTCGGTACATCGAGTCGCTGGCCTCGAACAAGGCGGAACACGAGGTCCTGTACAAGCCCGGCACCCAGCTGGTCGTCAAGGAAAAGATCGAGGTCGAGACCCCCAGCGGCGGCAAGAAGTGGGTGATCCGGCTCGAGGAGATCACCCCGGACGACCCGCGCTACCTCCCGCCGGAGGCCGCCAAGCAGCAGATGGACCGCAACCGCGACCTGGCCGATGTCCAGGAAGCGGAGATCGCGGCCGCGTCCAGGCGTGACTTCGCGCGGGCGTTCGGCGGCGAGGCTGCGGTGGCCGACCTCCCACCGAAGTCCGAACCGGACACCGGCCCGAAGACGGAGACACCGGAGCCCCGGAAGATCGGCGAGCCGGTGAACGGCTGGGGCGACATCCGCCGGTCGTCCGACGTCGTCGGTGAACCGGCGATCCACGCACGCAGCACGGACCCGGTGGACCCCAGGGTCCAGAGCACCGGTCCCAGCGTCCCGACCCGCAACGCCCACCAGGAGGTGCGGTTCCTCCGCGAGCACCTGCCGGAGATCGCGGACGTCAACACCCGCGGCTACTACGCCGACGGCATGCCGGAGTCCTACCGGAACAACTCGGCCGAGTCCGTGCTCGCGTTCGAGATGCGGATGGACGGCCTCCAGGTCGACGCGCAACCGGGCAAGCTGGACGACCCGCGCGGCAGGGACTTCCTGTCCCGGCAGCTCGGTGGCGAATTCCAGCAGATGCCGGACTACAACAGCGTGGTGCGCGAGATGGCCGGTCAGCCGGTCGGCTCGCGGGCCGTGCTGTCGGTCGACACGCCGGATGGGCAGCGCGCCTTCAGCGTGGTCAACACCGAGCACGGCGTGGCGCTGGTCGACGCGATGACGAACCGGCTCGCCGACCTGCCGCCGAACCCGTCCGGTGTGCACCTGATGCCGACCCACACCGGGGACGGCACACCGCTGGCCAACCGGAGCGAGCCGACGCCGGCCGCCCAGCCGGAACCGTCGGTCAACCGGATCAGCGAGCTGCTCGGCGGGGGTCCCGAGCGCAGCGAGCCGGTCTGGAACGCCACGGACGGCAGCGCGCTGCGGAACCGGCTGGACGGCGAAATGCCGCAGCCCGGGGGATGGAACCCGTTCCGCCGGTCGGAACAACCCCCCGCGACGCACGTGCACCAGCAGCCGCCGCCGCACCAGGGCGGACCCATGCACCAAGGTCCGCCGGTCCAGCACGGCTGGCCGCAGCAGCAGGCGCCGGTTCCCCACAACCCGTACCAGCAACCCGCGCCCACGCACCCGAACCAGGGCCCGCCGGTCCAGCACGGGCCGTACCAGCAGGGCCCGCCGCACCAGCAGCCGCCGGTGCACAACCCCTACCAGCAGTCCGCGCCGCCGCCGCAGCACGGCTGGCCCCAGCAGCAGGGACCGGTTCACCACACCCCGTACCAGCAACCCGCGCCGACACACCCGAACCAGGGCCCGCCGGTCCAGCACGGCTGGCCGCAGCAGCAGGCGCCGGTTCCCCACAACCCGTACCAGCGACCCGCCCCCACGCACCCGAACCAGGGCCCGCCGGTCCAGCACGGGCCGTACCAGCAGGGCCCGCCGCACCAGCAGCCGCCGGTGCACAACCCCTACCAGCAGTCCGCGCCGCCGCCGCAGCACGGGTGGCCCCAGCAACAGGGACCGTTGCAGCAGCACCCCGGCCCGCTGACCCACCAGGGCGTGCCGCTGCTGCAGAACCAGCCGGCGCCCTGGTCGAACATGGCCAGCGCGACACCGCTCCACCAGCTGCCCGCCATCCACGCGGGCACGGTCGGCCCCAACGAGCGCGCCTACGTCGCCGCGCGGCACCCGGAGCTGCCGAACGTCAACCCGAACCGCGACCTGCCGAGCGCCGTGGACAGGGGCTACTGGCACAACTGCACGCGGTGCGTCGTGGCTTACGCGCAGCGGCTGATCGGGATCGACTCGCAGGCGGATCCGGTCCTGCCGAAGGACCTCGCCTCGTTCGACCGAATGAAGTGGCTGGAGAACCAGCTCGGCGCCAAGTGGGTGCACGGGATCGGCACGTACGACAACGCGATCGCCCACGTTTCGAACATGCCGCACGGCGCCCACAGCGTGATCTTCGTGTCCTTCCTGGAGCCCGACGGTTCACACCCGTCGCACGTCGCCCTCGCCGTCAACACGCCGGAAGGCGTCGTGTTCATCGACCCGCAGAACGGCGGGCTGATGAGGCTGCCGACCAACCCGACGAACGTCAGTCTCCTGCCGTTCGGGTCGCTCGCCACCAGCAACGGGCTCGCAGCGAACCCGCAGATGGCGTTGCCGTACGGGCATTCGCAGGCGCCGCACACGGCTGCCCCGCACGTGCCGAACACGCCGGTGCAGCAGATCCCGCAGATCCACCACACACCGACGACGCCGCTGCAGCACGGCTCGCCGACACCGACCACGCCGGTGACGGAGGGGCCGGTCGCGCCGGTGCATCAGCGGCCGCCGGTCCAGCAGCAGGCGCCGCAGCCGCCGCCCGTGCACCAGCAATCGCCCGTGCAGCACCAGCCGCCGGTGCAGCAACCGCCGCAACCTCCGGTGCAGCAGCCGCCGCAGGCTCCCCTGCATCAGCAGGCGCCGCAGGCCCCGGTGCAGCACCAGCCGCCGGTGCAGCAACCGCCGCAACCTCCGGTGCAGCAGCCGCCGCAGGCTCCCCTGCATCAGCAGCCGCCGGTGCAGCAGGGCCAGGCGCCCGTCGAGCCGCGCGTGGCTTATACACAGTCGCCGCAGGCTTCGGTTGATCCGCGGGTGGCCGATGGGCACTCGTCGCAGGTCACGGCGCCGGATTTGCCGGTCGGGCCGCAACATCCGCCGGCGCCTGGCCGGGCGGCGGAGCTTCCGGAAGACGGGCTTCCGGGCCGCGAGGGCCGGGAGATTCCGGAGCTTCGACGTGACGGGACACCGGCGGATCCGGAACTGCCCCGTGACGAGACACCGGCCGAATCCGAGCGTCCGCGCGACGACACGCCCGCCGAACCGGAGCGGCGCGGGGACGAACCGGACGAAAACCGGACCGCCGACGATCTGGCCCCCGGGGATAACACCGTCGTCGTCGATGGGCAGACCATGCGGATCGACGACGCTTTCCAGCGGCTGCTGGACGAGCACCCCGAGCTCCGCGACGCCGTCGACAACAACCCGGGCTTCCGGCGCCTGCTTCTGACCAACCTGGGCCTCCTGGTCAACCTGATCACCTACCCGGACGCGATCCCGGTGGTCCAGGAAGCCTGGGACGAGCAGCTGCCGATGCCGGAGTTCCCGGACCACGTCGAAGCCGACTTCAGGCCACCGGCCGAGCACCACCAGCCGCCCGAGCGGCACCAGCAGCCCGGCTTCGCCCCGGCAGGCGGAGGCTTCCCAGCCGGCGGCATCGGCGACCAGCTGCAGCCCGGCTTCGACCACTCGCGCGCGGCCGATCCCGCCTACTCCGACGCCTATCTGCGCGACCAGCTGGAGCGCGCCACGGCCGCGAGGCAGGAGCTGGACTCCGCGCTGGGCGGGATCGCGAACGCGGTGGGGGGCACCGCCATCCCCGCGTCCTCGCCCAGCTGGGACGAGCTCCAGCGGAACCTCGCCGGGTTCGACGGCGACGCCTCACGCCTGTCCGGCCTGGCGTCCGCAGGGATGCAGGTCGGCAGCGCGGACGACGCCTACCGCGCGGCCGCGCAGCTCGCCGGCACCCCCGGCCTGGAGGTCCTCGCCACCGACGACCGCCTCGCCCACGGCGGCGGCCTGGACATGCAGGTGCGCACCTCGGACGGCACGGTCGGCGCGGTGAGCATGATGCCGCCGATGCCGGGCATGGCCGGTCCGGGCGCCGCGGGCAGCGCGTCCCGGGGTGGCAGGCACCGCAAGCTCGACGGACCCCAGCAACCCCTGGTCGAGGAAGCCGCCGAGGTGCCGACCCCGCAGTACTTCAAGTGCTTCAACAAGACCTACAAGGTCGACCGGGACGGCGACGGCAACCTCACCGGTTTCCTGCTCAACGTCCGCACGGGCCAGTTCGAGGAGAACAGCACGCACCTGGAGAAGGTCCTGCAGGACGAGCTGCCGTCGAACTTCCGCTCGCTGACCGAAGCGGAGTTCATCGCGGAGACCGAGCGGGAGCGCGCCTTCTACCTCCGCGGCGAGGGACCGTTGTTCGCGCTTTACGCCACCGTCGACGGGATGCGCAAGCAGGCCAAGGAAGAGGGCCGAGCGCTCACCGCACAGGAGGAGTCCTTCATCGAGTCGGTGCAGCGGCGCACATTCGGCATGTGGGAGGCGCGGCCGGCTGGTTTCCCGTGCACCTCCATCCTCGCGTGA